A genomic segment from Candidatus Desulfarcum epimagneticum encodes:
- the tufB gene encoding protein chain elongation factor EF-Tu, possible GTP-binding factor (duplicate of tufA) (Evidence 2a : Function from experimental evidences in other organisms; Product type f : factor), translated as MAKEKFERTKPHVNVGTIGHIDHGKTTLTAAITKHMGLKGMADFVPFDQIDKAPEEKERGITIATAHVEYETDTRHYAHVDCPGHADYIKNMITGAAQMDGAILVVGADDGPMPQTREHILLARQVGVPRIVVFLNKCDMVDDEELIELVELELRELLDKYEFPGDDTPIIHGSALKALESDDPGSDEAKPVFDLMAAIDSFIPEPERDVDKPFLMPIEDVFSISGRGTVVTGRVERGIIHVSDSIEVVGIRETTKTVCTGVEMFRKLLDEGQAGDNIGVLLRGTKRDEVERGQVVAEPGTITPHTKFKAEVYILSKDEGGRHTPFFSGYRPQFYFRTTDVTGILTLPEGVEMVMPGDNVSISAELITPIAMEKEVRFAIREGGRTVGAGVVSEVIE; from the coding sequence ATGGCGAAGGAAAAGTTTGAGCGGACGAAGCCCCATGTGAATGTGGGGACCATTGGCCACATTGACCATGGGAAGACGACGTTGACGGCCGCTATCACCAAGCATATGGGACTCAAGGGCATGGCGGATTTTGTTCCTTTTGATCAGATTGACAAGGCTCCCGAGGAGAAGGAGCGCGGGATCACCATCGCCACGGCGCATGTGGAGTACGAGACCGACACCCGGCATTACGCCCATGTGGACTGTCCGGGCCACGCCGACTATATCAAGAACATGATCACCGGGGCGGCCCAGATGGACGGGGCGATTCTGGTGGTGGGGGCGGACGACGGCCCCATGCCGCAGACCCGGGAGCACATTCTTCTGGCGCGTCAGGTGGGCGTTCCCCGCATCGTGGTGTTTTTGAACAAATGCGACATGGTGGACGACGAGGAGCTGATTGAGCTGGTGGAGCTGGAGCTTCGGGAGCTTCTGGACAAGTATGAGTTTCCCGGGGACGACACGCCGATCATTCACGGCAGCGCTTTGAAGGCCCTGGAGAGCGACGATCCGGGCAGCGATGAGGCCAAGCCGGTGTTTGACCTGATGGCGGCCATCGACTCTTTTATTCCCGAGCCTGAGCGGGATGTGGACAAGCCGTTTTTGATGCCCATTGAGGACGTGTTCAGCATTTCGGGCCGCGGCACAGTGGTGACGGGCCGTGTGGAGCGCGGGATTATCCATGTGAGCGACAGCATCGAGGTGGTGGGGATTCGTGAGACCACCAAGACGGTGTGCACGGGAGTGGAGATGTTCCGCAAGCTTCTGGACGAGGGTCAGGCGGGCGACAACATCGGTGTGCTGCTTCGCGGGACCAAGCGTGACGAGGTGGAGCGCGGCCAGGTGGTGGCGGAGCCCGGGACCATCACGCCTCACACGAAGTTCAAGGCGGAGGTGTATATATTAAGCAAGGACGAGGGCGGGCGTCACACGCCTTTTTTCAGCGGCTACCGTCCCCAGTTTTATTTCAGGACCACGGATGTGACGGGTATTTTGACATTGCCCGAGGGAGTGGAGATGGTGATGCCCGGCGATAATGTGAGCATATCGGCGGAGCTGATCACCCCCATCGCCATGGAGAAGGAGGTCCGGTTCGCCATCCGCGAGGGCGGAAGAACCGTCGGGGCCGGAGTGGTGAGCGAAGTCATTGAATAG
- the rpsG gene encoding 30S ribosomal protein S7 (Evidence 2a : Function from experimental evidences in other organisms; Product type s : structure) produces MPRRREVPHRQEIPDPKYNSRLVSKFIKSVMRDGKKSVAELILYRAFDIIGEKTNDSPLVIFEKAIENVKPVIEVKSRRVGGSTYQVPTEIRPSRRTALGIRWIIDFARKRSEKSMANKLAGELLDASGNKGSSIKKKEDTHKMAEANKAFAHYRW; encoded by the coding sequence ATGCCCAGAAGACGAGAAGTGCCCCATAGGCAGGAAATTCCGGATCCCAAATACAACAGCCGGCTGGTTTCAAAATTCATCAAATCAGTGATGCGGGATGGAAAAAAAAGCGTCGCCGAATTGATTTTATACCGCGCGTTTGATATTATAGGGGAAAAAACCAATGACTCCCCCCTGGTCATTTTTGAAAAGGCCATTGAGAATGTCAAACCGGTGATTGAGGTCAAATCCAGGCGCGTGGGAGGCTCCACGTATCAGGTCCCCACGGAAATACGCCCGTCCCGCCGGACGGCTTTGGGCATCCGGTGGATCATTGATTTCGCCCGCAAGCGCTCTGAAAAAAGCATGGCCAACAAACTGGCCGGGGAGCTTCTGGACGCCTCCGGCAACAAGGGCTCTTCCATCAAGAAGAAAGAAGACACCCATAAAATGGCCGAGGCCAACAAGGCCTTCGCCCATTACCGGTGGTAG
- the rpsL gene encoding 30S ribosomal protein S12 (Evidence 2a : Function from experimental evidences in other organisms; Product type s : structure), which produces MPTINQLVRKGRKRAEKKTNTPALKGAPQKRGVCTRVYTSTPKKPNSALRKVARVRLTTGMEVTAYIPGIGHNLQEHSVVLVRGGRVKDLPGVRYHIVRGTLDTLGVEERKQGRSKYGAKKPK; this is translated from the coding sequence ATGCCTACAATCAATCAACTGGTGAGAAAAGGGAGAAAAAGGGCGGAGAAAAAGACCAACACCCCCGCTTTGAAAGGCGCGCCCCAGAAACGGGGAGTCTGCACCCGTGTGTACACCTCCACCCCCAAGAAGCCCAACTCCGCCCTGAGAAAGGTGGCCAGGGTTCGGCTCACGACGGGTATGGAAGTGACGGCCTACATCCCCGGCATCGGCCATAATCTTCAGGAGCACTCTGTTGTCCTGGTCAGGGGAGGCCGTGTGAAAGACCTTCCCGGCGTTCGGTATCACATTGTCAGGGGCACGCTCGACACCCTCGGCGTCGAGGAACGGAAACAGGGCCGGTCAAAATACGGCGCGAAAAAACCGAAATAG
- the rpoC gene encoding DNA-directed RNA polymerase subunit beta' — MENLYDFFAKPIDPKQYVGVQIELASPEKILDWSNGEIKKPETINYRTFKPERDGLFCAKIFGPTKDYECNCGKYKRMKHRGVICEKCGVEVIQSKVRRERMAHIQLASPCAHIWFFKSLPSKIGNLLDLTLKNLEKVLYFDNYIVTDPKETELEYGQLLSEDERREALADHAGKFDSGIGAEAVKTLLTKINIDDLYKELSADIRSTGSMAKRQKLAKRLKIVDSFKRSGIHPSWMIMDVIPVLPPDLRPLVPLEGGRFATSDLNDLYRRVINRNNRLKRLVDLKAPDVIIRNEKRMLQESVDVLFDNGRHGRVIIGTNKRPLKSLSDTLKGKQGRFRQNLLGKRVDYSGRTVITIGPNLRLHQCGLPKKMALELFKPFVYYRLDQKGLVSTVKSAKKMVERETPEVWDTLDEVVKEYPVMLNRAPTLHRLGVQAFEPILIEGKAIQLHPLVCTAFNADFDGDQMAVHVPLSVEAQIEARVLILSSNNILTPANGAPIIVPSQDIVLGIYYMTRQIMGGKGEGMVFANLDEARIAYDAGETGLHSKISARMDGEVVETSVGRLLLWDIVPKDNVLALSHIVFADEETAQKARGEILDGLDFKRAHETYAEADGERNDDFFIGFLRKDEFGRIFNMDERDLDSLFGLSLDEISPVFSFDGTFHLFQVAEKRPEIPFSMVNRVMDKKALRELIDYAYRNLGQKSTVILSDRLKDIGYKYSTEGGLSISIDAMIIPPSKQDILKKAEDQVSEIGRQYTEGLITQGEKYNKVVDIWAKATDDVANEMMDVMKASPLVDKSGRPRLSEDGLPLVAESLNPIYMMADSGARGSKDQMRQLAGMRGLMAKPSGEIIETPISANFREGLSVLQYFISTHGARKGLADTALKTANSGYLTRRLADVAQDCVVMEKDCGTTMGVEVESLMEGGEVIQRLGERILGRTAIEDIIDPFSNEVLLETGLEIDENAVKRIEGAGLTSVKIRSVLTCRTRRGVCAKCYGRDLAHGARVEIGQAIGILAAQSIGEPGTQLTMRTFHIGGTASRRVEQADIRARTSGKIIFHNLNVVKNAQNKYVVMTRRGGEIAIVSKTGRETERFPVIYGAHIEVRDGGMVEKGDLVAAWDPFTTPIITEFDGTVKFVDIVLGKTTQERVDPVTGKSSRTIIDSKRPEDRPAITIKNPGDRKKTPYTLPIDAILLVDEGDEVKAGDIIAKLPRATTKTKDITGGLPRVAELFEVRKPKEIAVLSEIDGYVSIAKEKKKGKQKVSVTPVDYGDAKEYLIPRGKHINVYEGDYVRAGEPLVSGSAVPQDILNIKGEIAVARYLVDEVQEVYRLQGVRINDKHIEVIVRQMMRRFNVVKAGDTDFIVGEQVDRTRFEEINGQVVKKGGKPAVGEPLILGITKASLSTESFISAASFQETTKVLTDASIAGSSDYLAGLKENVIMGRIIPAGTGIESYRHVAIEHFKD; from the coding sequence ATGGAAAACTTATACGATTTTTTCGCCAAACCCATTGACCCGAAACAGTATGTCGGGGTCCAGATCGAGCTGGCCTCTCCGGAAAAGATACTGGACTGGTCCAACGGCGAGATCAAAAAACCCGAAACCATCAATTACCGCACGTTCAAACCTGAGCGGGACGGCCTGTTTTGCGCCAAAATTTTCGGCCCCACAAAGGATTACGAATGCAACTGCGGAAAATACAAGCGGATGAAGCATCGGGGAGTGATCTGCGAGAAGTGCGGGGTGGAGGTGATCCAGTCCAAGGTTCGCAGGGAGCGCATGGCCCACATCCAGCTGGCCAGCCCATGCGCCCACATCTGGTTTTTTAAAAGTCTTCCCAGCAAAATCGGGAATCTTTTGGATCTGACCCTTAAAAATCTGGAGAAGGTGCTTTACTTCGACAATTATATCGTCACGGACCCCAAGGAAACCGAACTGGAGTATGGCCAGCTTCTGTCCGAGGATGAGCGGCGGGAGGCGCTGGCCGATCACGCCGGAAAGTTTGATTCCGGGATCGGCGCCGAGGCCGTCAAGACGCTTTTAACAAAGATCAACATTGACGATCTGTACAAGGAGCTTTCAGCGGACATTCGCTCCACCGGCTCCATGGCCAAGCGCCAGAAGCTGGCCAAGCGCCTCAAAATCGTGGATTCTTTCAAAAGATCCGGAATCCATCCCAGCTGGATGATCATGGATGTCATCCCGGTCCTTCCCCCGGACCTGCGCCCCCTGGTTCCGTTGGAGGGAGGGCGGTTCGCCACGTCGGATTTAAACGATTTGTACCGCCGGGTGATCAACCGAAACAACCGCCTGAAACGCCTGGTGGACTTAAAAGCCCCGGATGTCATCATCCGAAATGAAAAGCGCATGCTCCAGGAGTCTGTGGATGTGCTGTTTGACAATGGCCGCCACGGCCGGGTTATCATCGGAACCAATAAACGCCCGCTTAAATCCTTAAGCGACACGCTCAAGGGAAAACAGGGCAGGTTCCGTCAGAATCTTTTGGGCAAACGGGTGGATTATTCGGGAAGAACCGTCATCACCATCGGACCCAATTTAAGGCTTCACCAGTGCGGTCTGCCCAAAAAGATGGCGCTGGAGCTGTTCAAACCCTTTGTTTACTACCGGCTGGACCAGAAGGGCCTGGTCTCAACGGTGAAAAGCGCCAAAAAGATGGTGGAGCGCGAGACCCCGGAGGTATGGGACACCCTGGACGAGGTGGTCAAGGAGTACCCCGTCATGCTCAACCGGGCGCCCACCCTTCACCGGCTCGGGGTTCAGGCGTTTGAGCCCATTCTGATAGAGGGAAAAGCCATTCAGCTCCACCCCCTGGTCTGCACCGCCTTCAACGCCGACTTTGACGGCGACCAGATGGCCGTGCATGTCCCCCTTTCGGTGGAGGCCCAGATAGAGGCCCGGGTGCTGATCCTTTCCAGCAACAACATCCTGACCCCGGCCAACGGCGCCCCCATCATTGTTCCGTCCCAGGACATTGTTCTGGGCATCTATTACATGACCCGGCAGATCATGGGCGGCAAAGGGGAGGGAATGGTTTTCGCCAATCTCGACGAGGCCCGGATCGCCTATGACGCGGGAGAAACGGGGCTGCATTCCAAAATCTCAGCCCGCATGGACGGCGAAGTCGTGGAAACCAGCGTGGGCCGTCTGCTTTTGTGGGACATTGTGCCCAAGGACAATGTCCTGGCGCTCAGCCACATCGTCTTTGCGGATGAGGAGACGGCCCAAAAGGCCCGGGGCGAAATTCTCGACGGTCTGGACTTCAAACGCGCCCATGAGACATACGCCGAAGCGGACGGGGAGAGAAACGATGATTTTTTCATCGGTTTTTTGAGGAAAGACGAATTCGGGCGAATTTTTAACATGGATGAAAGGGACCTGGATTCGCTGTTTGGTCTTTCCCTGGATGAGATCAGCCCGGTCTTTTCCTTTGACGGAACGTTCCATCTCTTCCAGGTGGCGGAAAAGCGCCCGGAAATTCCCTTTTCCATGGTCAATCGGGTCATGGACAAAAAAGCTCTCCGGGAACTCATTGATTACGCCTACCGGAACCTGGGACAGAAATCCACCGTCATCCTCTCGGACCGGCTCAAGGACATCGGCTACAAGTATTCCACCGAGGGCGGCCTTTCCATCTCCATCGACGCCATGATCATTCCTCCTTCGAAGCAGGACATTCTGAAAAAGGCCGAGGATCAGGTGTCGGAGATCGGCCGGCAGTACACCGAAGGACTGATCACCCAGGGCGAAAAGTACAACAAGGTGGTGGACATATGGGCCAAGGCCACCGATGATGTGGCCAATGAGATGATGGATGTGATGAAAGCCTCGCCGCTGGTGGACAAAAGCGGCCGCCCCAGGCTGAGTGAAGACGGCCTTCCCCTGGTGGCCGAGAGCCTGAACCCCATTTACATGATGGCCGATTCCGGCGCCAGGGGAAGCAAGGATCAGATGCGGCAGCTGGCCGGCATGCGGGGGCTGATGGCCAAACCTTCGGGGGAGATCATCGAAACGCCCATCAGCGCCAATTTCAGGGAGGGCCTGTCCGTGCTCCAGTATTTTATCTCCACCCACGGCGCCCGGAAGGGGCTCGCCGACACCGCGCTGAAAACGGCCAACTCCGGATACCTGACCCGTCGTCTGGCGGATGTGGCGCAGGATTGCGTGGTGATGGAAAAGGACTGCGGCACCACCATGGGCGTGGAGGTGGAGTCTCTCATGGAGGGCGGCGAAGTCATTCAGCGCCTGGGGGAGAGAATCCTGGGACGGACGGCCATAGAGGACATTATCGACCCCTTCAGCAACGAAGTCCTGCTGGAAACGGGCCTGGAGATTGATGAAAACGCCGTGAAAAGAATCGAAGGCGCGGGGCTGACCTCTGTTAAAATCAGGTCGGTGCTCACCTGCCGGACCCGTCGGGGCGTGTGCGCCAAATGTTACGGCAGGGATCTGGCGCATGGCGCCCGGGTGGAGATCGGCCAGGCCATCGGCATTCTGGCGGCCCAGTCCATCGGGGAGCCCGGCACCCAGCTCACCATGCGGACCTTTCATATCGGCGGAACCGCCAGCAGAAGGGTGGAGCAGGCGGACATACGGGCGCGCACCAGCGGAAAAATTATTTTTCACAATCTCAATGTGGTGAAAAACGCCCAAAACAAATACGTGGTCATGACCCGGCGGGGCGGTGAAATCGCCATTGTCAGCAAAACCGGCCGGGAGACCGAGCGGTTTCCCGTCATTTACGGCGCCCACATTGAGGTCCGGGACGGCGGCATGGTGGAGAAGGGGGACCTGGTGGCGGCGTGGGACCCGTTCACCACGCCCATCATCACGGAGTTTGACGGGACGGTCAAATTTGTGGACATTGTTTTGGGAAAAACGACCCAGGAAAGGGTGGACCCGGTGACCGGAAAATCCAGCCGGACCATCATCGACTCCAAAAGACCCGAGGACCGTCCGGCCATTACGATCAAAAACCCCGGCGACCGGAAGAAAACCCCCTACACCCTTCCCATCGACGCCATTTTGCTGGTGGACGAAGGCGACGAGGTGAAAGCCGGAGATATCATCGCCAAGCTGCCCAGGGCCACCACCAAAACAAAGGATATCACCGGCGGCCTTCCCAGGGTGGCGGAGCTTTTTGAAGTGCGCAAACCCAAAGAGATCGCCGTGCTGAGCGAGATTGACGGCTATGTGTCCATCGCCAAGGAAAAAAAGAAGGGCAAACAGAAAGTCAGCGTGACCCCTGTGGACTATGGCGACGCCAAGGAGTACCTGATTCCCCGGGGCAAGCACATCAATGTGTACGAGGGCGATTACGTCCGGGCCGGGGAGCCTTTGGTGAGCGGCTCCGCGGTTCCCCAGGATATTTTGAACATCAAAGGCGAGATCGCGGTGGCCCGCTACCTGGTGGATGAGGTCCAGGAGGTTTACCGGCTCCAGGGTGTGCGCATCAATGACAAGCACATTGAAGTCATCGTGCGCCAGATGATGCGCCGTTTCAACGTGGTCAAGGCCGGGGACACCGATTTTATCGTGGGAGAGCAGGTGGACCGGACACGTTTTGAGGAAATCAACGGCCAGGTGGTCAAAAAAGGCGGAAAACCGGCGGTGGGAGAGCCCCTGATCCTGGGGATCACCAAGGCCTCTTTGAGCACTGAGAGTTTTATTTCCGCGGCGTCTTTCCAGGAGACCACCAAGGTTTTGACGGACGCCAGCATCGCCGGGTCCAGCGATTATCTGGCGGGCCTTAAGGAAAACGTCATCATGGGGCGGATCATTCCCGCCGGAACCGGGATCGAATCGTACCGGCATGTGGCCATTGAGCATTTTAAGGATTAA
- the rpoB gene encoding RNA polymerase, beta subunit (Evidence 2a : Function from experimental evidences in other organisms; PubMedId : 2068078, 377281, 6266829, 7011900, 9893021; Product type e : enzyme) encodes MREAPIITKRLRKNFGKIRKIVDTPNLISVQRDSYARFLQLDAPSDKRLAMGLQAVFKSVFPIKDFTGSASLEFVSYRFMEPKHTERECRQRGMTYELPLRITVRLVVYDVDKETGDSNIRDIKEQESYFGTIPLMTERGTFIVNGTERVVVSQLHRSSGVFFDHDKGSVHSSGKVIYSSRIIPVRGSWIDMEVDPKDIVYIRIDRRRKFPATLLFKAFGYSEEDILKYFYKTEKIVVRGGRYFKTFKDALYCLESFKGKRASADIEDPETGEMIVQRGKMFTRRTIKRIRQSSLEMIPVEREDILGQALPFGVKDPGTGEMILRSTERLDEKALEMFEELGIAEFDLIHADAAAMSASILKTLVLDKVETNEEALIEIFRRLRPGNPVTPEVARDFLDHMFFKSSYYDLSSVGRLKMNLRLGINSAGDLRILRKEDILLAAKTLVDIRDTQGAVDDIDHLGNRRVRAVGELLENQYRIGLVRMERAIKERMSLQEVDALMPHDLLNPKPVSAVVKEFFGTSQLSQFMDQTNPLSETTHKRRLSALGPGGLTRERAGFEVRDVHPSHYGRICPIETPEGPNIGLIVSLSTYARVNDYGFIETPFSVVKDSTVTPEVKFLSAFEEKSHPIAQANAPLDEDRKYQNELVTSRVEGELMIVKREEIEFMDISPNQLVSVSASLIPFLENDDANRALMGSNMQRQAVPLMVASAPVVGTGMEGVVARDSGVTVVARRDGTVASVDASRIVVEHDPEDGGDDMESLVTIYNLTKFMRSNQNTCVNQRPVVAEGQKVKAGEVIADGPATDRGELALGQNVTVAFMPWGGYNFEDSILVSERLVRDGVYTSGQIEEFEMVARDTKLGREEITRDIPNVGDEALKDLDESGIIRLGADVKPGDILIGKITPKGETQLSPEEKLLRAIFGEKAGEVKDASLRVPPGVEGIVIDAKVFTRRGAEKDDRTLEIEAQEIDAFGKDRDDEIKVITEMARRRLEKILSGKKALSPLLYKGKTVVGQGEEIRAEVIRSVPVTVFDDIAMESGEDAEGVFEVIRLYKKHLDVCQAAFSKHVERFSKGDDLPPGVIKMVKVYVAMKRKLSVGDKMAGRHGNKGVVSRILPQEDMPYFENGEPVDVVLNPLGVPSRMNVGQILEVHLGRAAKLLGDQISALAQAGKFDALREKFKRIFSSEDQNSGIDRLSDEQLAQASTDYKDGVFMATPVFDGAKEPEIKNLLEEAGVETTGQTTLCDGRTGQPFDEKITVGTMYILKLHHLVDDKIHARSIGPYSLVTQQPLGGKAQFGGQRLGEMEVWAMEGYGAAYALQEFLTVKSDDMAGRTRMYEKIVKGQNVLEPGLPESFKVLIKELQSLGLSLNLLESKSR; translated from the coding sequence ATGCGGGAAGCTCCGATCATCACCAAGCGCTTAAGAAAAAATTTCGGCAAAATCAGGAAAATAGTCGACACCCCCAATCTTATCAGTGTGCAGCGGGATTCCTACGCCCGTTTTCTGCAGCTGGACGCGCCCTCGGATAAACGCCTGGCCATGGGGCTTCAGGCGGTTTTTAAATCGGTGTTCCCCATTAAGGACTTCACCGGCAGCGCCTCCCTTGAATTTGTGTCGTACCGTTTCATGGAGCCCAAACACACCGAGAGAGAATGCCGGCAAAGGGGCATGACCTATGAGCTGCCGCTTCGCATCACCGTCCGCCTGGTGGTGTACGATGTGGACAAAGAGACCGGGGACTCCAACATCCGGGACATCAAGGAACAGGAAAGCTATTTCGGCACCATTCCCCTTATGACGGAAAGGGGAACTTTTATCGTCAACGGAACGGAGCGGGTGGTGGTCAGTCAGCTTCACCGCTCATCCGGGGTTTTTTTCGACCATGACAAGGGATCGGTTCATTCAAGCGGAAAGGTGATCTACTCCTCAAGGATTATCCCGGTGAGGGGATCTTGGATCGACATGGAGGTGGATCCCAAAGACATTGTGTACATCCGAATCGACCGGAGACGAAAATTTCCCGCCACCCTCCTTTTTAAGGCCTTCGGTTATTCCGAAGAGGATATTTTAAAATATTTTTACAAGACCGAAAAGATCGTGGTCCGTGGAGGGCGTTATTTCAAGACGTTTAAAGACGCGCTTTACTGTCTTGAAAGCTTCAAGGGCAAGCGCGCCTCGGCGGACATTGAAGACCCGGAGACCGGGGAGATGATTGTCCAGCGGGGGAAGATGTTCACCCGCAGAACCATCAAACGGATTCGCCAGTCAAGTCTGGAAATGATCCCCGTTGAGCGGGAGGACATCCTGGGCCAGGCCCTTCCATTCGGCGTCAAGGACCCCGGGACCGGGGAGATGATTCTGCGCTCCACCGAACGGCTGGATGAAAAGGCCCTTGAAATGTTTGAGGAACTGGGAATCGCCGAATTCGACCTGATTCATGCCGACGCCGCGGCCATGAGCGCCTCCATATTGAAAACCCTGGTTCTGGACAAGGTGGAGACCAACGAAGAGGCCCTGATTGAGATATTCCGGCGTTTAAGGCCCGGAAACCCGGTGACCCCCGAGGTCGCCAGGGACTTTCTGGATCACATGTTTTTCAAATCGTCCTATTACGATCTGTCAAGCGTGGGCCGCCTGAAAATGAACCTGCGGCTGGGGATCAACTCGGCCGGCGATCTGAGGATTTTAAGAAAAGAAGACATCCTTCTCGCCGCCAAGACCCTGGTGGACATACGGGACACCCAGGGGGCGGTGGACGACATCGATCACCTGGGAAACCGGCGGGTCCGGGCTGTGGGGGAGCTGCTTGAAAACCAGTATCGAATCGGTCTGGTGCGCATGGAGCGGGCCATCAAAGAGCGGATGAGCCTTCAGGAAGTGGACGCGCTCATGCCCCATGACCTGCTGAACCCCAAGCCGGTATCGGCGGTGGTCAAGGAGTTTTTCGGAACCAGCCAGCTGTCCCAGTTTATGGATCAGACCAATCCCCTGTCTGAAACCACCCACAAAAGGCGCCTGTCGGCTTTGGGACCCGGGGGGCTCACCCGGGAAAGGGCCGGATTTGAAGTCCGGGACGTTCATCCCTCCCATTATGGCCGGATATGCCCCATTGAGACCCCTGAGGGCCCCAACATCGGGCTCATCGTTTCTTTAAGCACCTACGCCCGGGTGAATGACTACGGTTTCATTGAAACGCCGTTCAGCGTGGTCAAGGATTCCACGGTCACCCCCGAGGTGAAGTTTTTAAGCGCCTTTGAGGAAAAATCCCATCCCATCGCCCAGGCCAACGCGCCCCTGGACGAAGACCGGAAATACCAAAACGAGCTGGTGACCTCCCGGGTGGAAGGGGAGCTGATGATCGTCAAGCGGGAGGAGATCGAGTTTATGGATATCTCTCCCAACCAGCTGGTGAGCGTGTCCGCCTCCCTGATCCCGTTTCTGGAAAATGACGACGCCAACCGGGCGCTGATGGGCTCCAACATGCAGCGGCAGGCGGTGCCTTTGATGGTGGCCAGCGCGCCGGTGGTGGGCACCGGCATGGAAGGCGTGGTGGCCCGGGACTCCGGAGTCACGGTGGTCGCGCGTCGGGACGGGACGGTGGCCAGCGTGGACGCCTCCCGGATTGTGGTGGAGCATGATCCCGAAGACGGGGGAGATGACATGGAGAGCCTGGTCACCATTTATAACCTGACCAAATTCATGCGCTCCAATCAAAACACATGCGTCAACCAGCGCCCCGTGGTGGCGGAAGGGCAGAAGGTCAAAGCCGGCGAGGTCATCGCCGACGGCCCGGCCACGGACAGGGGCGAGCTGGCGCTGGGCCAGAACGTCACCGTGGCCTTCATGCCCTGGGGCGGCTATAATTTTGAGGACTCCATCCTGGTCAGCGAGAGGCTGGTCCGGGACGGGGTGTACACCTCGGGCCAGATCGAAGAGTTTGAAATGGTGGCCCGGGACACCAAGCTCGGCCGGGAAGAGATCACCCGGGACATCCCCAATGTGGGGGACGAGGCGCTCAAAGACCTGGATGAAAGCGGCATCATCCGCCTGGGAGCGGATGTCAAACCCGGCGACATACTCATCGGAAAGATCACCCCCAAGGGAGAGACCCAGCTTTCGCCCGAGGAAAAGCTGCTTCGGGCCATATTCGGCGAAAAGGCGGGGGAAGTGAAAGACGCTTCTTTGCGAGTGCCGCCAGGTGTGGAGGGCATTGTCATTGACGCCAAGGTCTTCACCCGGCGAGGCGCGGAAAAGGATGACCGGACCCTTGAGATCGAAGCCCAGGAAATTGACGCCTTTGGAAAGGACCGGGACGACGAGATCAAAGTCATCACGGAGATGGCCCGAAGACGGCTGGAAAAAATTCTTTCGGGCAAAAAAGCCCTTTCGCCCCTTCTTTATAAGGGAAAAACCGTCGTCGGGCAGGGGGAGGAGATTCGGGCCGAGGTCATTCGAAGCGTTCCGGTCACGGTCTTTGATGATATCGCGATGGAGTCCGGGGAAGACGCCGAAGGCGTTTTCGAGGTGATCCGTTTGTATAAAAAGCATCTGGACGTCTGCCAGGCGGCATTCTCCAAACACGTGGAGCGCTTTTCCAAAGGAGACGACCTTCCTCCCGGCGTCATCAAAATGGTCAAGGTCTATGTCGCTATGAAACGCAAGCTTTCCGTCGGGGACAAAATGGCGGGGCGTCATGGCAACAAGGGCGTCGTGTCCCGCATTCTTCCCCAGGAAGACATGCCTTATTTTGAAAATGGAGAGCCGGTGGACGTGGTGCTCAACCCCCTGGGCGTTCCGTCGCGAATGAACGTGGGCCAGATACTGGAGGTTCACCTGGGGCGGGCCGCCAAACTTCTGGGCGATCAGATCAGCGCCCTGGCCCAGGCCGGCAAGTTTGACGCGCTTCGGGAAAAATTCAAACGCATTTTTTCCTCCGAGGACCAAAACAGCGGAATCGACCGTCTCAGCGACGAACAGCTCGCCCAGGCTTCAACGGATTACAAAGACGGGGTTTTCATGGCCACCCCGGTTTTTGACGGCGCCAAGGAGCCTGAGATCAAAAATCTTCTGGAAGAGGCGGGCGTTGAGACCACCGGGCAGACCACCCTGTGCGACGGGCGCACCGGGCAGCCTTTTGATGAAAAAATCACGGTGGGAACCATGTACATACTCAAGCTTCACCACCTCGTGGACGACAAGATCCATGCCCGGTCCATCGGCCCCTATTCCCTGGTGACCCAGCAGCCCCTTGGCGGAAAAGCCCAGTTCGGCGGTCAGAGGCTGGGGGAGATGGAGGTCTGGGCCATGGAGGGATACGGCGCGGCCTACGCGCTGCAGGAGTTTTTGACCGTCAAGTCCGACGACATGGCCGGAAGAACCCGGATGTATGAAAAGATTGTGAAAGGCCAGAACGTTCTGGAGCCCGGTCTCCCCGAATCGTTCAAGGTTTTGATCAAGGAGCTTCAGAGCCTTGGTTTGAGCCTCAACCTTCTGGAAAGCAAAAGCAGGTAA